One stretch of Myxocyprinus asiaticus isolate MX2 ecotype Aquarium Trade chromosome 23, UBuf_Myxa_2, whole genome shotgun sequence DNA includes these proteins:
- the LOC127413901 gene encoding potassium channel subfamily K member 1-like, which yields MLQSLTSNSCVRLIQGNRSTWYFVFLVLGYILFLIFGAVVFSSVELPYEDLQRQQLRSFKRQFLQEHECLSEERLEEFLTKALEASNYGVSILNNASASWNWDFTSSLFFASTVLSTTGYGHTAPLSDGGKAFCIIYSVIGIPFTLLFLTAVVQRIMVFSTWRPILYVHTRWGLSKPLVALVHATLLAIVAVSCFFLIPATIFTALEENWNFLESFYFCFISLSTIGLGDYVPGEAFNQKFRELYKLGITVYLLLGLIAMLVVLETFCELQQLKQLRKMFYLKKEKPQDHLAIMEHDHLAFASMPDSAINSPSEDKTEPFGNFPVLTSPGGDDPMIR from the exons ATGCTTCAATCCCTCACCAGTAATTCGTGCGTGCGCTTGATCCAGGGCAACAGATCGACATGGTATTTCGTGTTTCTGGTGCTCGGGTACATCCTATTCCTCATATTCGGAGCGGTGGTTTTCTCATCGGTTGAGCTACCGTATGAAGATCTCCAACGCCAGCAGCTCCGAAGTTTCAAACGGCAGTTCCTCCAGGAGCACGAATGCCTGTCCGAGGAGCGGCTGGAGGAGTTCCTGACCAAAGCGCTGGAGGCCAGCAACTATGGGGTGTCCATCCTCAACAACGCCTCGGCCAGCTGGAACTGGGACTTCACCTCCTCTCTGTTCTTTGCTAGCACTGTTTTATCCACCACAG GATATGGCCACACTGCCCCTCTCTCTGATGGTGGTAAGGCATTCTGCATAATTTACTCTGTGATTGGCATCCCCTTCACCCTCCTGTTTCTCACGGCTGTGGTACAAAGGATCATGGTCTTTAGCACATGGCGGCCCATTTTGTACGTGCACACTCGCTGGGGTCTGTCTAAACCCCTGGTGGCCCTCGTTCACGCGACCCTGCTGGccatcgtggcagtttcctgctTCTTCCTCATCCCAGCCACAATATTCACTGCCCTAGAAGAAAACTGGAACTTTCTGGAATCCTTCTACTTCTGTTTTATCTCACTCTCCACCATCGGTCTGGGCGACTATGTGCCTGGAGAGGCCTTTAACCAGAAGTTCCGTGAGCTCTACAAACTGGGCATCACTG TCTATCTTCTGCTTGGCCTGATTGCCATGCTGGTTGTGTTGGAGACCTTCTGTGAGCTGCAGCAGTTAAAGCAGCTGAGAAAGATGTTCTACCTGAAGAAGGAGAAGCCCCAGGACCATCTGGCCATCATGGAACACGATCACCTGGCCTTTGCCTCTATGCCAGACAGTGCCATCAACTCGCCCTCTGAGGACAAAACTGAGCCCTTCGGGAACTTTCCTGTCCTGACCTCTCCGGGTGGTGATGACCCCATGATCAGATaa